The Colias croceus chromosome 18, ilColCroc2.1 genome has a window encoding:
- the LOC123699545 gene encoding collagenase-like: MKLLVVFAGLLAVALAKVPITVDYHHQIGIPEAQRIKQAEQALDFDGSRIVGGSAAALGAYPYIGGLVITLTTGSTSVCGSSLLNNQRLVTAAHCWRTFSAQARQFTVVLGSTLLFSGGTRIATSDVEMHASYNMITLANDIAIIRINAVTFSNSIQPISLASGSNDYAGTWANAAGFGRTSDSAGISSGAFLSHVSLRIITNAECRNTFGSTIIDSTLCTSGENGRSTCGGDSGGPLAIGSATSATLVGITSFGAAAGCQRGFPAGFARVTSFNSWLSARL; the protein is encoded by the exons ATGAAGTTGTTAGTAGTGTTTGCAGGACTTCTAGCTGTTGCTTTGGCCAAAGTGCCAATTACCGTGGATTACCATCACCAAATTGGTATTCCTGAGGCACAAAGAATCAAACAGGCCGAACAAGCGCTTGACTTCGATGGATCCAGAATCGTTGGAGGCTCTGCTGCAGCTCTCGGCGCTTACCCTTATAtt ggAGGTCTCGTAATCACACTAACAACCGGATCAACCTCAGTATGCGGTTCCTCTCTGTTGAACAACCAGAGACTTGTTACAGCTGCTCACTGCTGGAGAACTTTCTCTGCCCAGGCCAGACAATTCACAGTTGTTCTTGGCTCTACCCTTCTTTTCTCCGGTGGTACCCGCATCGCAACCTCAGATGTTGAAATGCACGCAAGCTACAATATGATCACCCTCGCTAACGATATTGCTATTATCAGAATCAACGCTGTCACCTTCTCGA ACAGCATCCAACCAATCAGCCTGGCTTCAGGAAGCAACGACTACGCCGGCACATGGGCCAACGCCGCAGGTTTTGGCAGAACTAGTGACA GTGCTGGTATTTCAAGCGGCGCTTTCTTGAGCCACGTCTCCCTCCGTATCATCACGAACGCTGAGTGCAGGAACACCTTCGGTTCCACCATCATTGACTCAACCCTTTGTACTAGTGGTGAAAACGGTCGCAGCACTTGCGGTGGTGACTCTGGCGGTCCTCTTGCTATTGGATCTGCTACCTCTGCTACCTTG gTTGGTATCACATCATTCGGTGCTGCTGCTGGTTGCCAACGTGGCTTCCCGGCTGGGTTCGCCAGAGTTACATCCTTCAACTCCTGGTTGAGCGCTCGCCTGTAA
- the LOC123699546 gene encoding collagenase-like produces MKLLVAFAGLLAVALAREQTNAFNYHETVGIPEANRIRQAEAAVDFDGARIVGGSQSSLGTNPHLGGLVITLTTGGTSVCGSSLLSNTRAVTAAHCWFDGRGQARQFVVVLGSLALFSGGTRIATNNVRMHENWNWNTANNDVAMITINWVGFNNNIQPINLASGSSDYVGTWAIAAGYGRTSDSQGGVPSNTSQRHVSIRVITNAECRNTFGSAIIIASTLCTSGEGGRGTCGGDSGGPLYIGSGTGRTLIGITSFGSPRGCQVGLPAGFARVTSFNSWIRARM; encoded by the exons ATGAAGTTACTCGTAGCGTTCGCTGGCCTTCTAGCCGTGGCTCTTGCCCGGGAACAAACCAATGCCTTCAACTACCACGAGACCGTTGGTATCCCAGAGGCCAACAGAATTCGGCAAGCAGAAGCAGCTGTTGATTTCGACGGCGCCAGGATTGTTGGCGGTAGCCAATCTTCCCTAGGAACTAACCCACACTTG GGAGGGCTTGTTATAACCCTTACCACTGGCGGAACTTCAGTGTGCGGATCGTCTCTTCTCTCCAACACAAGAGCTGTGACCGCTGCTCATTGCTGGTTCGACGGAAGGGGCCAAGCTCGTCAATTCGTTGTTGTCTTGGGCTCTCTCGCTCTTTTCTCTGGTGGTACTCGTATCGCCACCAACAACGTTCGTATGCATGAAAACTGGAACTGGAACACCGCTAACAACGATGTTGCCATGATCACTATTAACTGGGTTGGATTTAACA ACAACATTCAACCTATCAACTTAGCTTCTGGATCAAGTGACTACGTTGGTACTTGGGCTATCGCTGCTGGCTACGGACGTACTTCTGACT CTCAAGGTGGCGTTCCCAGTAACACAAGTCAAAGACATGTCAGCATCAGAGTGATCACCAACGCTGAGTGCAGGAATACCTTCGGTTCCGCAATCATCATTGCGTCCACCCTCTGTACCAGCGGTGAAGGTGGCCGCGGAACTTGCGGTGGTGACTCTGGCGGTCCTCTTTACATTGGATCTGGGACCGGCAGAACTTTG ATCGGTATCACCTCCTTCGGCTCTCCCCGTGGTTGTCAAGTTGGTCTACCCGCTGGTTTCGCCAGGGTTACCTCCTTCAACAGCTGGATCCGCGCCCGCATGTAA